One region of Drosophila subobscura isolate 14011-0131.10 chromosome J, UCBerk_Dsub_1.0, whole genome shotgun sequence genomic DNA includes:
- the LOC117895616 gene encoding protein maelstrom 2 isoform X2 yields MASKKVNGFMAFVSAWRANNPEGRALNISEAVSKCGPFWRKMSEQERGPYHSMAKNSNVLNRAAKKERLTCLGDPVSKIEMEKNEATNAELQMKRKIERIILNAKNSLELENEEFVFASFNYFTKALNADIYVPAEFSACRYSLKGGISSTYSTMINPGQITFGQSSDAQHHSLTTHKLPLPPKAMGETNMIKLYMDILSWLSVGNDQKDEQNDHDTVIIYTTAELMPVVKSCFRYLACDVPTDKDARKIVVYDIYHLFYTLKKNVLDMAGVSNENLNFHVTKNFFAKDFFEFTADIACDYHENIDRSKYCTKSMVMRWGFIFSDYICADLAIRLLPGKHMPPKVKPNYTVIPGDSSSNFDEISDGSYYSAPSQIKTEMGSRDLSATSSRTVSRNSVSSSYVPRDHTTFDGGLSNEGEFPSLGGRRPKPPAKSNFNMGNGKNHPF; encoded by the exons ATGGCCTCGAAAAAGGTAAATGGGTTCATGGCGTTTGTCTCAGCCTGGCGTGCAAACAACCCCGAGGGTCGTGCCCTAAACATTTCTGAGGCGGTGTCTAAGTGTGGGCCTTTTTGGAGG AAAATGAGCGAGCAGGAACGTGGCCCTTACCACTCAATGGCTAAGAATTCCAACGTGCTGAATAGAGCAGCAAAGAAAGAGCGACTCACATGTCTGGGCGATCCCGTCTCAAAAATAGAAATGGAGAAAAACGAGGCCACAAATGCGGAGCTTCAAATGAAGCGCAAGATCGAACGCATTATTTTGAACGCAAAGAATTCTTTGG AGTTGGAGAATGAGGAATTTGTGTTTGCCAGCTTCAATTATTTTACCAAGGCCCTGAATGCGGATATTTACGTACCCGCCGAGTTTTCCGCATGCCGCTACTCTCTGAAGGGGGGCATAAGCTCCACTTACAGCACCATGATTAATCCGG GTCAAATTACCTTTGGACAAAGCAGCGATGCCCAACATCATTCGCTAACCACCCACAAGCTGCCCTTGCCGCCGAAGGCCATGGGCGAGACTAACATGATAAAATTGTACATGGATATATTGAGTTGGTTATCCGTGGGCAATGATCAGAAAGACGAACAAAATGACCACGATACGGTCATTATCTACACGACCGCAGAGCTAATGCCGGTGGTAAAGTCTTGCTTCCGTTATCTGGCATGCGATGTCCCCACCGACAAAGATGCTCGAAAGATTGTGGTGTATGACATCTACCACTTGTTTTACACCTTGAAGAAGAATGTGTTGGACATGGCTGGCGTTTCAAACGAAAACCTCAACTTCCATGTAACCAAAAACTTCTTCGCCAAAGACTTTTTTGAATTTACCGCTGATATTGCGTGCGAC TACCATGAGAACATCGATCGCTCCAAATACTGCACCAAGAGCATGGTCATGCGTTGGGGATTCATCTTTAGCGACTACATTTGCGCAGACCTGGCCATTCGGCTCCTGCCTGGCAAGCACATGCCTCCCAAGGTCAAGCCCAACTACACCGTCATTCCTGGGGACTCCTCGTCAAACTTTGATGAGATTTCGGATGGTTCATACTATTCGGCTCCATCGCAAATCAAAACGGAAATGGGATCGCGTGATTTATCGGCAACCAGCAGCCGTACGGTATCACGTAATTCGGTATCAAGTTCCTATGTGCCCCGAGACCATACCACCTTCGACGGCGGGTTAAGCAACGAAGGCGAATTTCCCAGTCTAGGTGGCCGCCGTCCCAAGCCTCCTGCCAAAAGTAATTTCAATATGGGGAATGGCAAAAACCATCCCTTCTAA
- the LOC117895616 gene encoding protein maelstrom 2 isoform X1 yields the protein MASKKVNGFMAFVSAWRANNPEGRALNISEAVSKCGPFWRKMSEQERGPYHSMAKNSNVLNRAAKKERLTCLGDPVSKIEMEKNEATNAELQMKRKIERIILNAKNSLGKELENEEFVFASFNYFTKALNADIYVPAEFSACRYSLKGGISSTYSTMINPGQITFGQSSDAQHHSLTTHKLPLPPKAMGETNMIKLYMDILSWLSVGNDQKDEQNDHDTVIIYTTAELMPVVKSCFRYLACDVPTDKDARKIVVYDIYHLFYTLKKNVLDMAGVSNENLNFHVTKNFFAKDFFEFTADIACDYHENIDRSKYCTKSMVMRWGFIFSDYICADLAIRLLPGKHMPPKVKPNYTVIPGDSSSNFDEISDGSYYSAPSQIKTEMGSRDLSATSSRTVSRNSVSSSYVPRDHTTFDGGLSNEGEFPSLGGRRPKPPAKSNFNMGNGKNHPF from the exons ATGGCCTCGAAAAAGGTAAATGGGTTCATGGCGTTTGTCTCAGCCTGGCGTGCAAACAACCCCGAGGGTCGTGCCCTAAACATTTCTGAGGCGGTGTCTAAGTGTGGGCCTTTTTGGAGG AAAATGAGCGAGCAGGAACGTGGCCCTTACCACTCAATGGCTAAGAATTCCAACGTGCTGAATAGAGCAGCAAAGAAAGAGCGACTCACATGTCTGGGCGATCCCGTCTCAAAAATAGAAATGGAGAAAAACGAGGCCACAAATGCGGAGCTTCAAATGAAGCGCAAGATCGAACGCATTATTTTGAACGCAAAGAATTCTTTGGGTAA AGAGTTGGAGAATGAGGAATTTGTGTTTGCCAGCTTCAATTATTTTACCAAGGCCCTGAATGCGGATATTTACGTACCCGCCGAGTTTTCCGCATGCCGCTACTCTCTGAAGGGGGGCATAAGCTCCACTTACAGCACCATGATTAATCCGG GTCAAATTACCTTTGGACAAAGCAGCGATGCCCAACATCATTCGCTAACCACCCACAAGCTGCCCTTGCCGCCGAAGGCCATGGGCGAGACTAACATGATAAAATTGTACATGGATATATTGAGTTGGTTATCCGTGGGCAATGATCAGAAAGACGAACAAAATGACCACGATACGGTCATTATCTACACGACCGCAGAGCTAATGCCGGTGGTAAAGTCTTGCTTCCGTTATCTGGCATGCGATGTCCCCACCGACAAAGATGCTCGAAAGATTGTGGTGTATGACATCTACCACTTGTTTTACACCTTGAAGAAGAATGTGTTGGACATGGCTGGCGTTTCAAACGAAAACCTCAACTTCCATGTAACCAAAAACTTCTTCGCCAAAGACTTTTTTGAATTTACCGCTGATATTGCGTGCGAC TACCATGAGAACATCGATCGCTCCAAATACTGCACCAAGAGCATGGTCATGCGTTGGGGATTCATCTTTAGCGACTACATTTGCGCAGACCTGGCCATTCGGCTCCTGCCTGGCAAGCACATGCCTCCCAAGGTCAAGCCCAACTACACCGTCATTCCTGGGGACTCCTCGTCAAACTTTGATGAGATTTCGGATGGTTCATACTATTCGGCTCCATCGCAAATCAAAACGGAAATGGGATCGCGTGATTTATCGGCAACCAGCAGCCGTACGGTATCACGTAATTCGGTATCAAGTTCCTATGTGCCCCGAGACCATACCACCTTCGACGGCGGGTTAAGCAACGAAGGCGAATTTCCCAGTCTAGGTGGCCGCCGTCCCAAGCCTCCTGCCAAAAGTAATTTCAATATGGGGAATGGCAAAAACCATCCCTTCTAA
- the LOC117895612 gene encoding serine/arginine repetitive matrix protein 2: MVKSPWLREKNESQSPCQIENPMGLKESIQGSPSEDYFDIPEQHAQRHIKTEPHDEQKSVDFERDPFDELAELLEEENVPVYLVEMPLEAPPPPSISLPDDCFLFNRRAKVEIASPIASSSASISEHLTPKPNRSETALDPMHEVRVLSKSRTMSRRSSCSQQRKKSRRRRSRSGSSKERQCSPTRPARRNRNERKGDRATCSRKGSPKDSSSMETKRCNKSRGKIPGQRNRERVPSKSTSSTSDTNRDRTRSSNRACSSDREQFRKNMSYKRLSRRKFEENGNVFRRRRSRSGSSNRRSGHGHSVSPIRSPPRSRQEFSRYIRRYSPKRMSRWRCLSREPTESPSRSRSRQRCSRLRRRRHSRSRSRQHCRSREPAARHSSSRSRRHCRSREPVTRHSSRRPRQQCSREPPKRHSRSRSSFADNETRMRDTLSPVCSAMPNENLQASGFIHPSLGQAAPMAHNSPRPILPIITSRFGNPPPPHRHLPQMPGSVASNQMWYTQTHYTHFEYSTTTMQDGTSWQAPVYHCAGATHSALGPHDLRHRLGSTRSVPWGPHDHRHRIQGRTEYSSFPTEQEHMAPPSSTTTFGQTGYPSQYFTNGYFL, translated from the exons ATGGTAAAATCACCATGGCTG cgAGAGAAGAACGAGTCTCAGTCCCCGTGCCAAATAGAAAACCCAATGGGCTTGAAGGAAAGCATCCAGGGATCGCCGAGCGAGGATTATTTCGATATCCCAGAACAGCATGCGCAGCGGCATATCAAAACTGAGCCGCATGACGAACAAAAATCCGTGGACTTTGAGCGGGATCCTTTCGACGAGCTGGCAGAGCTACTCGAGGAAGAAAACGTGCCCGTGTACCTTGTTGAAATGCCATTAGAGGCGCCACCACCGCCATCTATCTCACTGCCCGAtgattgctttttgtttaataGACGTGCGAAAGTGGAAATAGCCTCTCCCATCGCCAGTTCTTCCGCCAGCATCAGCGAACACCTGACCCCGAAACCAAATCGAAGCGAAACTGCCTTGGACCCAATGCATGAAGTGCGAGTTCTAAGTAAAAGTCGAACTATGTCCAGGCGATCCAGTTGTTCTcagcaaagaaagaaatctAGGCGTAGACGTTCTCGGAGTGGGTCTTCCAAAGAGCGACAATGCAGTCCGACAAGGCCAGCACGCAGGAACAGAAACGAACGCAAAGGAGACAGGGCCACTTGCAGCCGTAAAGGGTCGCCAAAAGACAGTTCCTCGATGGAAACTAAAAGATGCAACAAATCAAGAGGAAAAATACCAGGCCAGAGGAATCGTGAGAGAGTGCCAAGCAAGAGTACCTCGAGTACAAGCGACACCAATAGGGATAGAACACGCAGCTCAAACAGGGCGTGCTCCAGCGATCGTGAACAGTTTCGCAAGAACATGTCATACAAGAGGCTATCGCGCCGTAAATTCGAAGAGAATGGGAATGTATTTCGCCGTAGACGTTCTAGAAGTGGTTCATCGAACAGAAGAAGCGGGCATGGACACAGTGTGAGTCCCATAAGATCACCGCCCAGAAGCCGACAAGAGTTTTCCAGATACATTCGTCGCTATTCCCCTAAACGAATGTCCCGGTGGCGATGTCTTTCTCGTGAGCCAACCGAAAGCCCCTCAAGAAGTAGATCACGGCAACGATGTTCTCGACTGCGTCGCAGAAGACACTCCAGAAGTAGATCCCGACAGCATTGTCGTTCCCGTGAGCCAGCTGCTCGCCACTCGAGCAGTAGATCCCGAAGGCATTGTCGTTCCCGTGAGCCAGTTACACGCCACTCGAGCCGTAGACCGCGACAGCAATGCTCGCGCGAACCACCCAAACGCCACTCGAGAAGTCGATCTTCTTTTGCTGATAATGAAACCAGGATGAGAGACACTCTTTCTCCTGTCTGCTCGGCGATGCCCAATGAGAACTTGCAAGCGAGCGGTTTTATACACCCATCTCTGGGACAAGCCGCACCAATGGCTCACAACTCTCCAAGGCCGATACTACCCATAATAACCAGTCGATTCGGAAATCCACCACCACCGCACAGACATTTGCCGCAAATGCCAGGTTCCGTAGCCAGCAACCAAATGTGGTATACACAAACGCATTATACTCACTTTGAGTACAGCACCACGACCATGCAAGATGGTACGAGCTGGCAGGCACCTGTCTACCACTGTGCAGGCGCGACGCATTCTGCGTTGGGACCCCACGATCTGCGCCACCGCCTGGGCTCTACTCGCTCTGTGCCCTGGGGCCCACACGACCATCGCCACCGGATCCAGGGCCGCACAGAGTACAGTTCCTTTCCCACGGAGCAGGAACACATGGCCCCCCCTTCCAGTACAACTACCTTCGGCCAGACGGGCTATCCGAGCCAATATTTCACAAATGGCTACTTTTTGTAA
- the LOC117895613 gene encoding ADP-ribosylation factor GTPase-activating protein 2 isoform X1, whose translation MSNSAAGPTKQDLESVFSRLRAQPANKSCFDCAAKAPTWSSVTYGIFICIDCSAVHRNLGVHLTFVRSTNLDTNWTWQQLRQMQLGGNANASQFFRSHNCTSSDAQVKYNSRAAQLYRDKLSGQAQQAMKVHGTKLHLLEPAVDKSEGNEAAKEEDFFAQCDNDNVPSADFNAENNNISKLETKPTASLINLESQLGGAPSVDLLNSVVASSVPSSIGVRKIQPKKGGLGARKVGGGLGATKVKTNFADIEARANAANEMKTSSVQAAPADKPQTAEEELETVASMRLAYQELSVQKTREEAKLKTMDPAKAKQMERLGMGFSLRGSDMAHSAIGDMATIQQTAAPKNKISSLENDNFFTDYSLYSGGGGGGSGGHSSEKRESSAVGSSKLDKFELDALGYETIEPIGGTHSNITSMFANNYDYDKPKASTKTSSGSGATSTSTSSSSYATSKSKSTASSDPVIAQQKFGNSKGFGSDQYFASEQSSSDVGGSLNRFQGSRAISSSDYFNDGSPVGRGGNGGGYSSANFNAPDLDVESVKESVRQGVHKVAGRISNLANDVMSSLQDKYGY comes from the exons ATGTCCAATTCCGCTGCGGGACCCACCAAGCAGGACCTCGAGTCCGTGTTCAGTCGCCTGCGTGCTCAGCCAGCCAACAAA TCCTGCTTTGATTGCGCGGCCAAGGCACCCACCTGGTCTTCCGTCACGTACGGCATCTTCATTTGCATCGACTGCTCGGCCGTCCACCGGAATCTGGGCGTTCACTTGACGTTCGTGCGTAGCACCAATCTGGACACGAACTGGacgtggcagcagctgcgccagaTGCAGCTCGGCGGCAATGCCAACGCCTCGCAGTTCTTCCGCTCCCACAACTGCACCAGCTCCGATGCCCAGGTCAAGTATAACTCCAGGGCGGCCCAGCTCTATCGGGACAAGCTGAGTGGTCAGGCCCAACAGGCCATGAAGGTGCACGGAACCAAG CTGCATCTTCTGGAGCCGGCGGTCGACAAGAGCGAGGGCAACGAGGCTGCCAAGGAGGAGGATTTCTTCGCTCAGTGCGACAATGACAATGTGCCCTCTGCGGATTTTAATgcggaaaacaacaacatcagcaag CTGGAGACGAAACCGACTGCCTCGCTCATTAATCTGGAGAGCCAGCTAGGCGGCGCCCCCAGCGTGGATCTGCTCAACTCGGTGGTGGCATCCTCCGTGCCCTCCTCAATAGGGGTCCGCAAGATACAGCCTAAGAAGGGCGGG ctgGGAGCTCGTAAGGTGGGCGGCGGTCTTGGAGCTACAAAAGTAAAGACAAACTTTGCCGATATTGAGGCTCGTGCCAATGCGGCCAACGAGATGAAGACGTCCAGCGTCCAGGCAGCGCCCGCGGATAAGCCCCAAACTGCGGAAGAGGAGCTGGAGACGGTGGCCAGCATGCGACTGGCCTACCAGGAGCTATCGGTGCAGAAGACACGCGAAGAGGCAAAGCTAAAGACCATGGATCCGGCCAAGGCCAAGCAAATGGAGCGCCTGGGCATGGGCTTCAGTCTGCGTGGCTCCGATATGGCCCACTCCGCCATCGGGGACATGGCGACCATTCAGCAGACGGCGgctcccaaaaataaaatttcttCGCTGGAGAATGACAATTTCTTCACCGACTACTCGCTGTATagcggtggaggcggaggcggctcAGGAGGGCATTCTAGTGAGAAGCGAGAGAGTTCGGCTGTAGGTTCCAGCAAACTGGACAAATTCGAGCTGGATGCGTTGGGCTACGAGACTATCGAGCCCATAGGCGGGACGCATAGCAATATTACGTCAATGTTTGCCAACAACTACGACTACGACAAGCCCAAGGCGTCGACCAAGACGAGCAGTGGTTCGggtgccacatccacatcgacCTCTTCTTCCTCCTATGCgaccagcaaaagcaaaagcaccGCCAGCAGCGATCCCGTAATAGCCCAACAGAAGTTTGGCAACTCCAAGGGCTTTGGCTCCGACCAATACTTTGCCAGCGAGCAATCTTCCTCTGATGTTGGCGGGAGTCTGAATCGATTCCAGGGATCACGTGCCATATCCTCGTCGGACTATTTCAACGACGGATCTCCAGTTGGCAGGG GGGGAAATGGAGGTGGGTATTCATCTGCGAACTTTAATGCGCCCGACCTAGACGTGGAGAGTGTAAAGGAGAGTGTGCGCCAAGGCGTCCACAAGGTGGCCGGCCGCATCAGCAATCTGGCCAATGATGTGATGTCTTCGCTGCAAGACAAGTACGGCTACTGA
- the LOC117895613 gene encoding ADP-ribosylation factor GTPase-activating protein 2 isoform X3, translating to MSNSAAGPTKQDLESVFSRLRAQPANKLETKPTASLINLESQLGGAPSVDLLNSVVASSVPSSIGVRKIQPKKGGLGARKVGGGLGATKVKTNFADIEARANAANEMKTSSVQAAPADKPQTAEEELETVASMRLAYQELSVQKTREEAKLKTMDPAKAKQMERLGMGFSLRGSDMAHSAIGDMATIQQTAAPKNKISSLENDNFFTDYSLYSGGGGGGSGGHSSEKRESSAVGSSKLDKFELDALGYETIEPIGGTHSNITSMFANNYDYDKPKASTKTSSGSGATSTSTSSSSYATSKSKSTASSDPVIAQQKFGNSKGFGSDQYFASEQSSSDVGGSLNRFQGSRAISSSDYFNDGSPVGRGGNGGGYSSANFNAPDLDVESVKESVRQGVHKVAGRISNLANDVMSSLQDKYGY from the exons ATGTCCAATTCCGCTGCGGGACCCACCAAGCAGGACCTCGAGTCCGTGTTCAGTCGCCTGCGTGCTCAGCCAGCCAACAAA CTGGAGACGAAACCGACTGCCTCGCTCATTAATCTGGAGAGCCAGCTAGGCGGCGCCCCCAGCGTGGATCTGCTCAACTCGGTGGTGGCATCCTCCGTGCCCTCCTCAATAGGGGTCCGCAAGATACAGCCTAAGAAGGGCGGG ctgGGAGCTCGTAAGGTGGGCGGCGGTCTTGGAGCTACAAAAGTAAAGACAAACTTTGCCGATATTGAGGCTCGTGCCAATGCGGCCAACGAGATGAAGACGTCCAGCGTCCAGGCAGCGCCCGCGGATAAGCCCCAAACTGCGGAAGAGGAGCTGGAGACGGTGGCCAGCATGCGACTGGCCTACCAGGAGCTATCGGTGCAGAAGACACGCGAAGAGGCAAAGCTAAAGACCATGGATCCGGCCAAGGCCAAGCAAATGGAGCGCCTGGGCATGGGCTTCAGTCTGCGTGGCTCCGATATGGCCCACTCCGCCATCGGGGACATGGCGACCATTCAGCAGACGGCGgctcccaaaaataaaatttcttCGCTGGAGAATGACAATTTCTTCACCGACTACTCGCTGTATagcggtggaggcggaggcggctcAGGAGGGCATTCTAGTGAGAAGCGAGAGAGTTCGGCTGTAGGTTCCAGCAAACTGGACAAATTCGAGCTGGATGCGTTGGGCTACGAGACTATCGAGCCCATAGGCGGGACGCATAGCAATATTACGTCAATGTTTGCCAACAACTACGACTACGACAAGCCCAAGGCGTCGACCAAGACGAGCAGTGGTTCGggtgccacatccacatcgacCTCTTCTTCCTCCTATGCgaccagcaaaagcaaaagcaccGCCAGCAGCGATCCCGTAATAGCCCAACAGAAGTTTGGCAACTCCAAGGGCTTTGGCTCCGACCAATACTTTGCCAGCGAGCAATCTTCCTCTGATGTTGGCGGGAGTCTGAATCGATTCCAGGGATCACGTGCCATATCCTCGTCGGACTATTTCAACGACGGATCTCCAGTTGGCAGGG GGGGAAATGGAGGTGGGTATTCATCTGCGAACTTTAATGCGCCCGACCTAGACGTGGAGAGTGTAAAGGAGAGTGTGCGCCAAGGCGTCCACAAGGTGGCCGGCCGCATCAGCAATCTGGCCAATGATGTGATGTCTTCGCTGCAAGACAAGTACGGCTACTGA
- the LOC117895613 gene encoding ADP-ribosylation factor GTPase-activating protein 2 isoform X2, which yields MSNSAAGPTKQDLESVFSRLRAQPANKSCFDCAAKAPTWSSVTYGIFICIDCSAVHRNLGVHLTFVRSTNLDTNWTWQQLRQMQLGGNANASQFFRSHNCTSSDAQVKYNSRAAQLYRDKLSGQAQQAMKVHGTKLETKPTASLINLESQLGGAPSVDLLNSVVASSVPSSIGVRKIQPKKGGLGARKVGGGLGATKVKTNFADIEARANAANEMKTSSVQAAPADKPQTAEEELETVASMRLAYQELSVQKTREEAKLKTMDPAKAKQMERLGMGFSLRGSDMAHSAIGDMATIQQTAAPKNKISSLENDNFFTDYSLYSGGGGGGSGGHSSEKRESSAVGSSKLDKFELDALGYETIEPIGGTHSNITSMFANNYDYDKPKASTKTSSGSGATSTSTSSSSYATSKSKSTASSDPVIAQQKFGNSKGFGSDQYFASEQSSSDVGGSLNRFQGSRAISSSDYFNDGSPVGRGGNGGGYSSANFNAPDLDVESVKESVRQGVHKVAGRISNLANDVMSSLQDKYGY from the exons ATGTCCAATTCCGCTGCGGGACCCACCAAGCAGGACCTCGAGTCCGTGTTCAGTCGCCTGCGTGCTCAGCCAGCCAACAAA TCCTGCTTTGATTGCGCGGCCAAGGCACCCACCTGGTCTTCCGTCACGTACGGCATCTTCATTTGCATCGACTGCTCGGCCGTCCACCGGAATCTGGGCGTTCACTTGACGTTCGTGCGTAGCACCAATCTGGACACGAACTGGacgtggcagcagctgcgccagaTGCAGCTCGGCGGCAATGCCAACGCCTCGCAGTTCTTCCGCTCCCACAACTGCACCAGCTCCGATGCCCAGGTCAAGTATAACTCCAGGGCGGCCCAGCTCTATCGGGACAAGCTGAGTGGTCAGGCCCAACAGGCCATGAAGGTGCACGGAACCAAG CTGGAGACGAAACCGACTGCCTCGCTCATTAATCTGGAGAGCCAGCTAGGCGGCGCCCCCAGCGTGGATCTGCTCAACTCGGTGGTGGCATCCTCCGTGCCCTCCTCAATAGGGGTCCGCAAGATACAGCCTAAGAAGGGCGGG ctgGGAGCTCGTAAGGTGGGCGGCGGTCTTGGAGCTACAAAAGTAAAGACAAACTTTGCCGATATTGAGGCTCGTGCCAATGCGGCCAACGAGATGAAGACGTCCAGCGTCCAGGCAGCGCCCGCGGATAAGCCCCAAACTGCGGAAGAGGAGCTGGAGACGGTGGCCAGCATGCGACTGGCCTACCAGGAGCTATCGGTGCAGAAGACACGCGAAGAGGCAAAGCTAAAGACCATGGATCCGGCCAAGGCCAAGCAAATGGAGCGCCTGGGCATGGGCTTCAGTCTGCGTGGCTCCGATATGGCCCACTCCGCCATCGGGGACATGGCGACCATTCAGCAGACGGCGgctcccaaaaataaaatttcttCGCTGGAGAATGACAATTTCTTCACCGACTACTCGCTGTATagcggtggaggcggaggcggctcAGGAGGGCATTCTAGTGAGAAGCGAGAGAGTTCGGCTGTAGGTTCCAGCAAACTGGACAAATTCGAGCTGGATGCGTTGGGCTACGAGACTATCGAGCCCATAGGCGGGACGCATAGCAATATTACGTCAATGTTTGCCAACAACTACGACTACGACAAGCCCAAGGCGTCGACCAAGACGAGCAGTGGTTCGggtgccacatccacatcgacCTCTTCTTCCTCCTATGCgaccagcaaaagcaaaagcaccGCCAGCAGCGATCCCGTAATAGCCCAACAGAAGTTTGGCAACTCCAAGGGCTTTGGCTCCGACCAATACTTTGCCAGCGAGCAATCTTCCTCTGATGTTGGCGGGAGTCTGAATCGATTCCAGGGATCACGTGCCATATCCTCGTCGGACTATTTCAACGACGGATCTCCAGTTGGCAGGG GGGGAAATGGAGGTGGGTATTCATCTGCGAACTTTAATGCGCCCGACCTAGACGTGGAGAGTGTAAAGGAGAGTGTGCGCCAAGGCGTCCACAAGGTGGCCGGCCGCATCAGCAATCTGGCCAATGATGTGATGTCTTCGCTGCAAGACAAGTACGGCTACTGA